The genomic interval TTAAGACATTGTCCGTGTGGTAGATTAAGAGAGAGCTgctatactgtaaatgtaacagtttttggattttgctcattcactcagaaaatatttagcctagcattATGAAATCgaatacaattaaaaccaaagtaCACACAGtccaatgttacattcatacgaCCTAGTcgatttttcattatttacagtatttactgCTACTGAGTCGATAAACCAATCTTAGGAAAAGCTCTACGCTGATGCACGAGGTATGTGTATCTAAAACAAAACTCTGAAAATGTTGGTGTACCAGgcagtaaattaattttataaaaatattatttcacttaCTCAGTTAATTCCCCTGATAATTACCTATAAAAGTCTGTAATGTGCACATTGCAtgcatttaacaatgaaaataacTGAACTGCAGGGTTTATTTATGAATGCAGCTCTTGAAACATTGTAATCAATGCACTTCTGTTTTTAACTTACAGGGTAAAATTAGAGCTGCACCTGCTTCCATTTACAATGTCTTTACTTGAGACTAGACATTTCATAGctaaactcactcactcacctccccATCACGGGTCTCTATGGTCTTTATAAGAACCGTCTTTTTAGAGTGCGTGGTTGGAGGGTGGTCAAAATCTGGGTGggcaagaaaaagagagagagagaaagggatggtTACTGTACTAAAAAGACTAAAGATGATGTCTGACATGCATTGCTATGGGACTGAACATTAAATGGGGTCCATGGCATGTGgatgtgaacccccccccccccccccatggctgGGCTGacattatataaatgcagttggTGAGattgtgtgcgcatatgtgtgtgtttgtgagtgagtttgtgcgtgtgtctgtgtgggcctGCATAAGtgactgtatatgtgtgtgtggtgtgaatggctgtgtgtatgtgtatgtttccatgtgtgtgtatgtctgggcttgtgtctgtgtgtgtatgtttatacagtatatgtgtgtgtgtgtgtgtgtgtgtatgcttgtgcttgcttatgtgtgtgtgtgtgtgtgtgtatgtgcgtgtgtgtgtgcatgcctgtgtgtgtatgtgtgcttatctgtgtatgtgtgtgtgtgtgtgggtgtgtgcttgtgtttgtgtatgtgtatgcgtgtgtgtgcagctgtgtgtgtgtatactgtatgtgtgtgtgtgtgtctgtgagcagaCTGACAGACTCACCAGAGCTGCGCATACTCATGGAGGACAGGTTGTGAATGGGGACAGTGATgctgagagatagagagacagagaagaggtgcAGTCAGGACAAAGCTCAAGGCCACACCCTCCAGTAAGACTTTATACCCACATCTGACATTATGAACGCCTGAATTGTCAATGTTCAGTTGCACTGACGTGTGGaaaatggtgagagagagatattagGTGTATAGATCACTGGATGActgtttaattaatgaatgacTGAACTTCTGTGACACATCCTTGGTACATTTGTTTCTACCTGCTAATGTCTATGTGAGCGATGGAAGTAGCAGCGAACATGCTAAAATGCACTGGGGTTCCCAAGCATTTTTACCTGATGGTCCCCTTTAATCTACATGTCTTGTACatgacagtgtgtgtaaaaAGGAGCGCATATCATGAATCTATATAAGGCATGTTGCTGTTAttacaatataaataatttaggcACTACAATGGTGACAATATTTCCAAGGATATTTGTACCATGTCTTAAAATTTTTTCGTTTTGTCTGTGGACCCCCAGAGACTTGTTTACAGACGCCCTGGGAAATCTGGGGTTTGAGAACCGATGCTCTGACATAGGGTAGTGGTTACGACACGTTACTCTCACAATTTTCTACCCTGAGGACATTTCCTGGACAGCATTGCCCTCTCCAAATCAAACAAGGGACAATttgcccccctcgccccctcctcACCGGCTCTCTTCCCCCTCCAGCAGCTTCCTGTAGGTGGCGATCTCGATGTCCAGCGCCATCTTGACGTTGAGCAGGTCCTGGTACTCGCGCAGGTGGCGGGACATCTCGTCCTTAAGGTGGCGGATCTCCTGCTCCAGGCTGGACACCGTGTCCTGATACCCGGACGCCTCAACTGCGAACTGATCCTCCATGTCCTGCATCTGCCGCAGCAGCGCCTCGTTCTGCCGGGCCACCAGAGGGCACCAAGTGGCAAGAGGGGTTCGGTGTTCAGAAGGGAGACAAAGAAGACACAAGAAAACATTGGAAGGTGTAAACAAAAGGCAGAgggatatgtatatataaatgctATTTTGTGGATTTTGCTGACTGTGGATTTTGGTGCTATCCACTCTCCATGccatagcccctccccccctgtccccaccccctcctgttCCAGGGCCCTACCGTGCTCTTCAGAGCCTCTGTTTCGCAGGTCAGAGACTGAATCTGCCTCCTGGACTCATTGACATCCTGTTTGGCCTGGCGCAGCGCCTCGGTGTTCCGGTTGGCAGAGTCGGTCAGGTCAGTGAACTGcagaacataaacacacacacacacacacacatgccgacagacacacacacgcacacaaacacaaacacacacacagtaaggaTTCACCTGGAGGTGCAGTTTGCTGTACAGGTGTTCTCACCACTTTCCCCCTCGCTGTGAGATGAGGATGTATCCTGATTGTGAATGCTGCGCTAAGCGTGCTTTCCAGAGAGTGTGTGCAGGGGCCTGTGCGttcctgtgtgtgactggtgaaGACTGTGCAGCTCATTAGCATGCGCGTGGACACTGCGTCCCCTCCTCACCTTGGACTTGTACCACTCCTCCGCCTCCAGCATGTTCTTGGAGGCGATGTTCTCGTACTGGGCCCGGATGTCCCTCAGCGCGGCGGTCAGGTCCGGTTTGGCCGTCTCCATctccacctgcagctgctgggtCTGCACGCTCACCTGCACCTCCTGGATCTCCTGCAGGAGGTATGGCGTAAAACACGGGGGAGTTAGGCCTGTGTGGTAGAGAGGCTAAGGGGAAGAGTGTGTTTGGTGGAGGGTGTGATGTGGGAGGGGAGTCAAGCCTTGTGGAGCAGGGTTGTGTGGTGAAATGGCTACGGCCTGGTTACATACAGGCTGCAGGGTTGATTCCAACATGGGGCGCAACAGGGTGCTTTTGAGAAGGCTACTAAGGAGCATTGCTCCAGTAAATCTAGCTTCTTTGCTTGCCTCTGCTAAGCTTATACACAAGGAACATTTATAAAGAACTGAACTATCTACATAGAGCAAGGTTTTGGAGAGTTCCACTGATCTTGTgccttttttggaaaataacatCATTGTGACAAGTTGTTTTTACCATGCCTATATGATctggttattttgttttttttggtgaaggatggggggggggggtaggcacACACCTCATCATGGATCTTCTTCAGGAACTCAATCTCATCCATCAACGACTCAATCTTCCTCTCCAGCTCCAGACGGGACAGTGTAGCATCATCCACATCCTGGAGAACATGACAGATCCCTCCTTTTCAAAAAGCTCTGGCTGTCAGCATGATGTTGTGAACGATACAGATGCTAGAGCAATGATCCCAGTCTCCAAGAAAATGATGAGCTGTTTATCTTACagtccagaaaataatttacctACAGACAGGATATTATCCTGGACTTCTGTTAAACTTATTACTTATAATTGAACAGCCTGTGGCAGAGACCCTTGGGGATGTTCATGTCCAGGCTTGACACAGTGATGGATATGATggtgtcagactccagtcctggggggctgcagtgtctacTGGGTTTTGGTGTGCTTTAACACATACATGACTGATGCAAGTCACTGATTggacaccttgtttccaaggcttAAAATGGCCAGTGACAAAAATATGTAAAGACTACGGCAGCCCACAACTTCAGTTTGATCTCCGACTCTTGACAGTAGGTATTTGATGGGTCTAGAtaagctgaatggcctgtttttgtcattatgagCTTTCTTCTATTCTTATGTCCCTACAATTctttataagcacacacatcagAGCGGGGCTTTCTGGAAAAAATGTCAGTCAGTCCTAGAAAATGAACCCATGAACAAACATTAATTTGGATGCAGCAAAATACAGTCACAAATTAGGTTAATCAAAACCCATGTCTTGATATCTCATTGAATCACCATGAATAAAGattcttttcaaaataaatgtcagctCCTGTTCTCCATAGCTTGGAtctaatttactgtaatttagGCCAAATTCCTTCTCGCAATTTGTCTGTTACGCGGGTTTATCTTGCAAAGACGCCGTTTACCTTGCGGAAAAGAACTAGGTTGTTCTCAGCGTCCATTCGTTTCTGAGCTTCATCGTCCAGTCTGGAAGAGAAGATGAGGGTTTAAGAAGAGTGAAATTCACAGTAAACACACTGCAATATGCATCAAACAGCATCCAAACGTGAGCGTGTGAACAGAGGAGGATACCCAGCTAAATGAAACCCTCGTCCATCcagtggaggtgggaggggggatggtCTATTGGCAAATGTCTTAATTCTGACAGGATGCAATCTGCCAGCTTTTACCAGGCTAGGAGTAGAGGTCAAATAGGGCAAGGTTCACTGCTGTTGTTCCAAACCAGACGTGATCAAAGCTGACTGTTTCCCTTTCTTCCGAGTCTCAGCCACATACCCCCCGGGGGTCCCCCGCCATACCAcaaaccctccccaccccaccccacccccgtaTGCCCttctctgcagcacacacaatGCTTCCCTGgcttctgcccctccctccagaGCTTGTTGACTTGAGTCAGAACATGCGTGCTCTCTCCAAGCTCACACCAAACCCACATAAGACTTCTGCCTTTTCCAATGCCAAAATGTCTCAGCTAACATGACCTGTCAAGCTGCAGGTTTTGTTCTtgacaaaacatatttaaaatgtattgatttagAGCTCTTAAAAGACctccccccaaatcccccaaGAGCAAACAGCTGAGGAAGGTGGGGGATGTTTATTCAAAACCTGCTCCAATGACCACTGTCCATTTCTggcaacagacacaaacatgagTAGAGCTCCAAATAGTCCCATATAAGTCAGGATACCCCGCATTTAGGCAAGAATGGTTGTcccaaaccctacatgccagccagatccctccgttctgctacctcaggacgcctggcacctccccctcttcgcacctgcacttccagaacacgtctcctgtctgttctggccccacgatggtggaatgacctccccgtggaggtcagaacagctgagacactgacccatttcaagcgacgactgaagactcacctcttcaggctgcacctctccccatccctccctacccccctgtaaatgactgtaagcttagggttgtaactaggcagctgtttcgtaggtgacttaggtgcattaactgtcttaactactgcttgtattttttccatagactgcgttgttgccgttctcgttgtgttagtgttaatcagtttaaccttcagggtccaagttgaactatgcggttgttccctgcacttggaccggtacttctctctagggttttcgttaTACTTggtcctggttatggttatacactttgttgtacgtcgctctggttaagagtgtctgccaaatgcctgtaatgtaatgtaatgtaatgtccctTACGGGAAGCCGTTTGCCctgtattttcataaatttaGCTAGTTTTAGTTACCTGCCTCAATGAATTAccatgacacacacaccaaaagaGCAAACAGCCATTGGGTGATCTGCTGCATAACCTACCAACTTCAAGTTGCtgtatggtttgtgtgtgccagAAATGTAATAGATTTGATAAACAACCATAATAATAAGAGGCAGcatagcataatggttaggaaCATGGACATGTAACTCTGAGGCTAAAGTTCTGAATCCCTTTAGAAAGATTCTTaacctgaagtgcttcagtatatatgcagTTCTATAAACGGATTATATGTAAAAGGTGCGTCACTCTGTATGAGATCTTACTAAATGATGTGATGAATGTAAGTTTTTTTGCCTCTGTCACTGATAATGATGTCATCGTTGTGTTTGGATTTCCATCTTGGGCCCCTCCCTTTTTCTGTAGCTAGTGCAGTCATACGAGTTGCTGTTCCTTTCACAGTATGGATATGTGCATTACCACTGTTAGAATTGTCCATTGTTACAATCTAACTTTTCGACACCGTTCCCCATCTGCTTTGTCCTGACACCGCCTAGTGGAAATAGAAATATGGGGGTCGAGGAGGctgggtaagggttagggtgagACCGTGGCCTCTCCTCGGGTTTTTGCAGCCCCTAACAATGGCCGAACGGGCCAAAGAAGGGGACTCATCTTTAATTCATGACCCAGCCGTGGGGGCCCCATCTCTAATGGCATTCTTGGCGCGCCGGCCCCGGCAACCGGACCCGGTAACGCATTGATTTCCCCTGCTTCCATTCTCAGCATCGCTCCATCTCTGAcaccactccccctctccccccctccctcccagaccCCACCCTTCTCCTCTTCCATTCACCCCTCCTTCCGAACACCTCATTGCAGACACGCAGGACACCATCTGCTTCTCTGCAATACTATACTGTCACCCTGTCGTGTAGCTGAAATAATAAACTTCAATCTAATGCAAATGCAATTTTcagttgctgttttatttagcattgCCATCATTCCTGTGATGTAGGAACTTTTCTATATCACAACAAAACCTCCAACTGGATTAAGAAGATCCAGCCTTAAACAATATGTACTAATGATGATTGGGCTCATTCCCATTTCCATTTAGCTAATTCAGGGAATTTACTCTCGCGGTATTTTATGTTATCCATAATTTACAGAATTGACCCCAACCTAGAGCTAAAATTCAGTGTTCATTACAATCAGAcccatttttcatattttcataacaTATGTATGATTAAATTCTAAATATTCAATGTCACATACAGTAAACTATTGTTAAACTCTTACAGGATGTAAAGTAACTCCCAGTGGTTTTCAGTTTATTACAAGGGGTGGTGTTTCTGAGCTGTTCAGACTGAACCGCAGATATCTAACATACGCAACGCCTTTTTCCTTAGATAGTAAAGAGAGTGACACTTCATGTGCTACCTGTACATATATGAACTATTTTCTGCATGCCTGAAAACtgggaaattaaatgaatttagaAACTAttctacatttatttgaaaaatggatGTAGAATATTTtctacatttgaaaaatgctgGCTGTTCCGTCCTGGACCACTGTTGCATGCAGAAGTGGATTCTCTGTGCAGGAGTGTATCTGGGGTGATTCAGCAGACCAGCGCCCATTGCGTCACCAGCATGAGAATTGACCGTGCTCAGCATTGTTAATTACTAGCGCTCCCCACAGCGAGAGCCAGACTCCTACCGGAGCACCCCTGTTTTGTCTAAGGCTGTGTGCAGGGGTTAGCTGGGGTTTGGAGTACAGGGAGGGTCTTAAAAAATACCAAACCTCACTCAGTACACATTCAGTCTCTCTGCTCAAACTGGCACTGCAGGCACTGACCTCAGAAAACTCACAACACGTGCCCAAAGCAGGGCTTCCTGCAAAATCGAAACCACTTTACGGACACGGACCCCGCCCTGCAGTCCACTTTGGGACCACGGAAAGGGCTGtagttaaaatatacatatttgaaatataccTGCATGACTGCATATTACATATAAAACAGGTTTGTATGGTTCACACCTCTGTGCCACCTGCATAGCAGCCTACTCCTCCAACATTTTGACTGTAGTTAAAAGATGCA from Anguilla rostrata isolate EN2019 chromosome 11, ASM1855537v3, whole genome shotgun sequence carries:
- the LOC135234493 gene encoding peripherin-like → MSYSTVRTSTSYRRAFGPTTPMSSYTPISSYAPASSRLSRSAGHHRSSASYLSSASPLTSRSMGYRVRSSTPAPRISYDKVDFSLAEATNQEFLATRSNEKAELQELNDRFASFIEKVRYLEQQNAGLQAELERYKGQKHDSGRANDVYLRELRELRQQLEAVGKERDHMQVERDNLAEDLALLNQRLDDEAQKRMDAENNLVLFRKDVDDATLSRLELERKIESLMDEIEFLKKIHDEEIQEVQVSVQTQQLQVEMETAKPDLTAALRDIRAQYENIASKNMLEAEEWYKSKFTDLTDSANRNTEALRQAKQDVNESRRQIQSLTCETEALKSTNEALLRQMQDMEDQFAVEASGYQDTVSSLEQEIRHLKDEMSRHLREYQDLLNVKMALDIEIATYRKLLEGEESRITVPIHNLSSMSMRSSDFDHPPTTHSKKTVLIKTIETRDGEVVKESKKDREFDQDA